In Augochlora pura isolate Apur16 chromosome 3, APUR_v2.2.1, whole genome shotgun sequence, the sequence AATTAACTGGATTTGGTCATAATGCTTTAACTTTCAGCTGTTTCATTCTAGGTGCTCTCTTTTTAGCAAGTCTTCGTTGTTCTTTCTCTTCCCACCTTCTTTGTTTGTCTGGATCTTCTTCTTGAAGAATTCGTTCTTTTTCAGCTCTACGACGTTCTTCTCTCCGCTGTGCTGCTGCTTCCGCTCTAGCAGCATGagttgtttttaaaaatgcttCCTCTACTTTCAATCTATTTTTGTCCGCTTTACTTTTAGactaaaaataacattataatatagaataacatattaaaacaGTTGTACAattgagaaagaaattttataaacctCTTTTGATAGTTTGAAACGACGTAATTTGTCTAACAAATAGAAGGTTAATTTTAAcagcattttcaatttttcttgatcTTCTACATTGGTAGTACGACcctttatacttatatttaatcCCACCAGTAAAACTCTCTTTACTTCAGGCATCGTTAATTGTGTTGTATCtctgaaaatagaaacatggtattttatatcaaatctttttaatttatatatgatttGAAGTTACTATGTATTTTTTACTCTTACTCTTGTTGTTTGGGACCACTAAATTGGTCACTGATGTGtatataatcaatatattgCGCATAATTCGTAAATGCTTGTAAAACTCTTCCATCTAAAAATGCTATTGCTTCAAAAATTTCGgacattatataaaatcctGATGGAAGACCAAATGTTTCTCCTGGTCGCTTCTCTGGACAATACACACTAATATCAGCCATATCACGTATTAAATGCATTGCAGTACGTTTTGTAGCTACTGCTAATACAAAATTCTCTGTTTCATCTTTTGCTAATTCTACACGTATAAGTGCTTGATCGTTTTGAGGTCTTACGAGTTGTGCCAATACTGCAACTAAATCttgtcttttaattaattttaattcaatgagCATAGAATCACATCCAACTCTTCCTGAACAATATAAACTGTAATGTGATTGACTTTCCTTTACTAAACCATTTTCAGATGCATCTTCATTGGATCGTCCTGTGTCTCCGacaagagaaaaattatcACGTAAAAGACGTTGGTGCTCCATCAACCACATTTCTGCTATACGTGCATTTTTTGATCGACCCGctagataattaataaagtatacCAATAGCCCgataatcattaatatttctaaatagaaaCTGTCCCATCGTGTACGTAAATGTAATGGTATTTTGGTAATTGTCAATGTTGATGGTTCATTGATTTTTGAGCCTGTGTTTCCACCAGCAGCATCTACTCCTTCAAACTCTTCTTCATCGAAGTGATCAAATTCGTTATCGCTATCAACAGTTAATACATCATCTTCATCAAAATcttgattaatatttgattcttTAATATGTTCTACTACACGATCGTTAATTGACTGTGCTggtttttcttcttcaaaGTCTTCAAATTCTGCGAATTCATTATCTTCAGGAAGTTCTTCATGGAAATGTGCTCTGACCCTTATATTTGTTGCCACCAAGACGATATGAACTACCACTAAccacaatttcattttgtctgaaacaaaatgacaacaaataattagtttgcaataacgataacaatttcaaatctaataattaacatatgcatttataattcgtaataaaaCTATCaacacaatttcatttctctattTAGTAGGTCCATTGTACAAATACCAAATTGTTTAATGCTGCatgaaaactattttcaaaataactcGTGATGTAAAATACCGAATACTTTTAAgaagtttttatttctttaatttatatactaaacgtctatttttattggtatagttttttatactaacattatggtaaatttaaataaaatgcttcCACTTTTTCGACATTGATTTCAGTTATCAATTAAACAGAACAGTctttccaataaataatactgttaCACCACTCTTCGAGGTGACTTGCATAGTATGAAAGTAGCCACGGGTTAAACGTCATTTCCTTCGACAGAAATTTAGTTTTCTAACTAAGAaagatgaaatttataatatccaGGTTAGTCTTGTTGCAACttattttataagtttaaAAGATGTTATATGAAGAGATTATTGAcgactaaaatatttcttaacgaAATAGTTTCGTATACGACTTCATTCACATAAAtacagttaaaattaaaatacaaactgTATTGACGTAAGTCTAGTTtcaaacataatatatatgtataaaaagatGTAACTAAGTATAAAAAggtaaataaacaatatgaaaattttattttgatgtttttatttctaacatacgtttgattaaaaaatacagagtACTTCCTGTCAATGGTGATTACTACGCAACTCGGTAACACCATGCGTAGGttttgtattacatatttatatgaatttatgaaTGATGATAGACAGTGTCAATGATTCAAATGCTATTATACTTAATACTGCAGTTCGAccttataattgaatatttgtacagaaacaattatttttgcttttGCCTATCTgtctttaattttcaaaaggaGGTAAAAAGATCTACGTATATAAAGAGTATGTAcgcattaataatatatggtaaaaataattttgaatttatatataaaatttcaattttgtagaaGTTTCGACATACACACCTTTTTTTCGAGATTTTAGACTTCTGCAAATGAACATGAAGAAATAGAACTAATGACATCTCGTCGATAAAGTAAATTTCTTACTACACCATCTTGCAGAAGAACTTCAACTTGACCATCTTACCTAGCGATATTCCATGATTAAGCGAGAGATCGATTCAGTATGTCCGTAGAAACGAGTGAGAGGTATTTACTGCGCAGGCTTGGCCATAATGGCTTTATTCTGTCAAAACATGATGCGGTCTTTCCAACGTTCTGTCATAATGTATCACATACCGTTCTAGTGACTCGATCAATTATTGAGTTCTGATTATCATAAGGATTTGTGGGTACCCTCAAAATAGTATCGTTCGAATAAGTGGATATAAAAAGGGTGAGTGTTGACAGTGTAAATTCTAGGAAGCTAACAATGGATCAATACCGTGCTGAGGAGGGTAATATGCAGATACAATGAAAAATCgttgttcttttattataactcCTTTTGCACTGTATGTACCTGTTAACTTGAGAAGGTAAGTTCATCATACAAAACATGCATCATACTTAAAATATGCAGCAAGTAATATTTGGTTAAGGtttctctatttaatttttattttttcttacgtgaaaattgaaagagcTCGTAACTAAACGCACATAAAGTGAAAAGTTAAGAGACTGTTAAGTATgtcacaataaaataatatattttaaattaaattctgggATTATTCTCTTTTAATATCAAAAGTTTGTAAATGTAGTAGATACCAtatcgtatatgtatattagatACACCTTTAACTCAGtacaaaatattatgcaaccaattttattttattattgttaaaacgaggattgttaaaaaatgtcattttattgaaagaatttcttctttctaACCAATACAAATTTTCCGAGTTATCTAGGTGATGATCaaggaaaaatatagaaatttcgatattttagcAAATAACTGTTGCtgcatattatatgtaataataattaacttcaATCTTATGGAAAGAGTTAATTCAATGATTGACGAAAATTCAGTGTTATAGAGATTTCGTACAACGTGATATACCTGTTATTTCCGACCTAAAAGAaagacaatttcaattttcgaagaAGAATAGTTATATtggtacaatatataaatatcaaggAGAAATAGTTCCATACattgtcaatttaattttctacccTAAATTTCAATATCGACATAAACGCGTGCATTATTGTATAGGCTATGAACAATTGACGATTGCAGTCGACAAGTAATGGAACTTTaactttattgaaataatttttgatttgcaAAGATTGGactttttcagatttcgaGTTACAGAAGTAAAGTGACATATAAAACATGTGACAAATACTTCAAGTTAAAGTTTTATGTTCGATTTGtagagatttttaaaattcattattgcTGTCCGAGTGTTgtgttaaaattttgtttgttttacaGGTGAATCGAATCAACCGTTACCATGGAGAAATCGGACAATCAATTGAAAACCTGGAAAAGGAAGAATATGAAAACAACCTCATCGTCGGAAGTGGTGACCCAATGTGTCCAGGTTGTCGTAAGATGTCGACCTATGGACGAAAAGGAAGTTGCTCGCGGATACAAACGTGTAGTAGACGTGTTTCCAGCGAGGGGGGTGGTTGAGATTCGTCATCCACGGGATGATCCATCTAGTGATAACGTTAAAGTCTTTACGTTTGACGCGGTTTACGACTGGAATTCCAGCCAACAAGATTTATATGAAGAAACGGTTAGACCATTGGTATCTTCCGTACTCGATGGTTTTAACGGTACAATTTTCGCTTACGGACAAACCGGTACCGGAAAAACTTATACAATGGAAGGTCTTAAGGGCGATTATGATAGACGGGGTGTAATTCCACGATCATTCGAGCACATCTTCAATCATATAGGCAGATCTGAAAATATGCAGTACTTGGTGCGCGCAAGCTATTTAGAGATTTATCAAGAGGAGATACGAGATCTATTACAGTCCGACCAAAGCCTTCGATTCGAATTAAAGGAAAAACCAGATACTGGTGTGTTCGTGAAAGACCTTTCAACGTCGGTATGTAAAAGCGCCGCGGAGATACAACAACTGATGAACACTGGCAATCAGAACAGAACTATAGGTGCAACAAATATGAATGAACATAGTTCTCGATCGCACGCAATATTCTTGATTACTATTGAAATGGGATCTATCGATGACACTGGTGGGATCCGAGTGGGTCGTTTAAATTTAGTAGATTTAGCCGGCAGTGAAAGGCAGAGTAAAACTGGTGCATGCGGCGAACGGCTGAAGGAAGcaagtaaaattaatcttAGCTTATCGGCTTTGGGAAATGTAATTTCTGCTTTAGTAGACGGAAAAACTACACATGTACCGTACAGAGATTCGAAGCTAACGCGATTACTTCAGGATTCGCTAGGTGGAAATTCCAAAACTATCATGGTTGCAAATATTGGTCCTGCTAGTTATAATTACGATGAAACTTTAACGACGTTACGATATGCGAATCGTGCAAAGAATATCAAAAACAAACCAAGGATAAACGAAGATCCAAAAGACGCTCTTTTGAGGCAATATCAAGAAGAAATTGGACGCTTGAAGGAGAAATTAGCACAAAAGGGTATGGTAccaaaacgaaagaaaaagtcgaaaaaaaggaaagaagacgAGACTGCAGACTCAGAATCTGAAGCAGAAGATAGCCGAAGCGAAGATAATAAGATTGGAACTGACAAGAAGCTTATCGCTGAACAATTAAAAGCAGAGAAACAAGAAACGGAAACTCTTATAATGAGAATTAAGGACTTAGAAAGTAAGATGTTGTGTGGAGGTAAGAACATAATCGATCATACAAATGAACAACAAAGAGCGTTAGAACAAAAATCAGCCGAGATTgccgagagaaagaaacgagaaGTTGAAATGCGGCAGAAACTTGAAGACGAAGAGCTAACAATGTTAGGAGTAAAAGAAACATACACAAATTTGCAGCAGGAAGTGGATGTAAAGTCTAGGAAGCTAAGAAAATGTTTCACAAAGTTACAAGTTTTGAAACAAGAACTTGAAGATGTTACCAACGATTTTAATAGAGATAGGAGAGATTTAGAGCAAACTCAACACGAGCTGATGAAAGAGCTGAAGCTGAAGTTTCTTATAATAGAAAACTTTATTCCTgaggaagaaaagaataaaattctgtccagAATACATCTGGATGAAGAGGAAGACTGTTGGATGTTGAAAGATCCAGAGCCGTCCAGTATAGATACGATAAAGAGGCCTACATCCATTCCAGGTGCACGAAGACCGGTTTCTGAATACGCGCGTATCGTCCTAGCTATGGGAAGAGGTTGCCGCTACGCAGGggaaaacatattaaatttaga encodes:
- the LOC144468006 gene encoding PAT complex subunit CCDC47 isoform X3 encodes the protein MKLWLVVVHIVLVATNIRVRAHFHEELPEDNEFAEFEDFEEEKPAQSINDRVVEHIKESNINQDFDEDDVLTVDSDNEFDHFDEEEFEGVDAAGGNTGSKINEPSTLTITKIPLHLRTRWDSFYLEILMIIGLLVYFINYLAGRSKNARIAEMWLMEHQRLLRDNFSLVGDTGRSNEDASENGLVKESQSHYSLYCSGRVGCDSMLIELKLIKRQDLVAVLAQLVRPQNDQALIRVELAKDETENFVLAVATKRTAMHLIRDMADISVYCPEKRPGETFGLPSGFYIMSEIFEAIAFLDGRVLQAFTNYAQYIDYIHISDQFSGPKQQEDTTQLTMPEVKRVLLVGLNISIKGRTTNVEDQEKLKMLLKLTFYLLDKLRRFKLSKESKSKADKNRLKVEEAFLKTTHAARAEAAAQRREERRRAEKERILQEEDPDKQRRWEEKEQRRLAKKRAPRMKQLKVKAL
- the Klp68d gene encoding kinesin-like protein 68D, giving the protein MEKSDNQLKTWKRKNMKTTSSSEVVTQCVQVVVRCRPMDEKEVARGYKRVVDVFPARGVVEIRHPRDDPSSDNVKVFTFDAVYDWNSSQQDLYEETVRPLVSSVLDGFNGTIFAYGQTGTGKTYTMEGLKGDYDRRGVIPRSFEHIFNHIGRSENMQYLVRASYLEIYQEEIRDLLQSDQSLRFELKEKPDTGVFVKDLSTSVCKSAAEIQQLMNTGNQNRTIGATNMNEHSSRSHAIFLITIEMGSIDDTGGIRVGRLNLVDLAGSERQSKTGACGERLKEASKINLSLSALGNVISALVDGKTTHVPYRDSKLTRLLQDSLGGNSKTIMVANIGPASYNYDETLTTLRYANRAKNIKNKPRINEDPKDALLRQYQEEIGRLKEKLAQKGMVPKRKKKSKKRKEDETADSESEAEDSRSEDNKIGTDKKLIAEQLKAEKQETETLIMRIKDLESKMLCGGKNIIDHTNEQQRALEQKSAEIAERKKREVEMRQKLEDEELTMLGVKETYTNLQQEVDVKSRKLRKCFTKLQVLKQELEDVTNDFNRDRRDLEQTQHELMKELKLKFLIIENFIPEEEKNKILSRIHLDEEEDCWMLKDPEPSSIDTIKRPTSIPGARRPVSEYARIVLAMGRGCRYAGENILNLDLDMPGRTTMDYQGPAIAPTIQAVLEEALRDEGDIDVDASSAKLRSKPRLQSAKMRPKSVGKIQQIPPPVYPKTRGLVPK